The following coding sequences are from one Cyanobacterium sp. T60_A2020_053 window:
- a CDS encoding alpha-mannosidase, translated as MKIQDTIAHLKSLTELDIKLDWYFTDEKLINPPTKIEQNWQKAIPNEKNYLIWSKGNKVRWFAQKIMIPHALNDYPLEGLNLRVMLTWWAHSAEVFINETKVCEGDLFDSSSRVLVANNIQPNQEYIISLRLISPSHDIGGLMVSRCLYESEYNQIDPSFVAQELNILAKYYEYFNQEEKDNLITSLNNLNWQKVNQQLAFNQELISLRNNLLNLSNTIKKRKFYLLGHAHLDMAWLWTLEETYQVGGRTFTSVLNLQKEYNQLTFGHTTAYLYQWLESHNQVLLQQIQSRVQERKWEILGGMWVEPEVNLISIESLARQLLYGQKYFLNKFGKYNKVAWLPDSFGFPAQLPQILLQGEIKYFVTGKLHWNDTNKFPYGCFWWESPDGSRIFTAMSPPNVAGVMDTNPDTMTDYSINWEKQTGLKDIFWLPGVGDHGGGPTRDMLEVVKRYDESPFFPQVNFTTAEDYLDKISSYFPEKLPVWHQDLYLELHRGCYTTHGDQKYFNRYCERLLYQAELFLSINHLLAKKYNINDDSLGSKQENIELLWQKVLLNQFHDILPGTSITEVFTDANKYWQEVIKETKKILSVCLSSITRYLAPHHSSDLGSKEIVIFNSLNWLRTELVAVNLDSIDYDIYDSEGNLLTTQVSSDKQFLFLAENIPSIGYKRFLAIPKSIQTVNNDLLNNLADFCLENDYIKAVIDSQSGNLISIYDKVNHREVIKGQGNELQLFQDQGQYWDAWNIDPNYEQFPLESPSLSKIQWLEKGNLRQVIEVVKIYHNSTFTQRYILNVNSAIIHIENKVNWQEKYTLLKVNFPLNFSSDNVNYEATGAVMSHTTNPQKAEEKAKWELCAHHWLNLTDNNYGVSLLNNCKYGYDVKPNQIRLSLLRSPNWPDAFADQGLHYFTYAIYPHQGDWKSAKTIHHGYELNTPLSVIIQDNCHEKIGDLPSALPFLTINSNHLIVIAFKESENNQNEYILRLYECEGEKTELIINNDFNLKVKNRVNFLENVVNNDDEIINPFAIASYNLITKIQ; from the coding sequence ATGAAAATTCAAGACACCATAGCGCACCTCAAATCTTTAACAGAATTAGATATTAAACTTGATTGGTATTTCACTGATGAAAAGTTAATCAATCCTCCTACAAAAATTGAGCAAAATTGGCAAAAAGCAATTCCCAATGAAAAAAATTATTTAATTTGGTCAAAAGGTAATAAAGTGAGATGGTTTGCTCAAAAAATTATGATTCCCCACGCTTTAAATGATTATCCTTTAGAGGGTTTAAATCTCAGAGTAATGCTAACATGGTGGGCGCACTCCGCCGAAGTATTTATCAATGAAACTAAAGTTTGTGAGGGGGATTTATTTGATTCCTCTAGTCGAGTATTAGTAGCTAATAATATTCAACCAAATCAAGAATATATTATCAGTTTACGCTTAATTAGTCCTAGTCATGATATTGGTGGTTTGATGGTTTCTCGTTGTCTTTATGAAAGTGAGTATAACCAAATTGATCCTAGTTTTGTCGCTCAAGAATTAAATATTTTAGCTAAATATTATGAATATTTTAATCAAGAAGAAAAAGATAATTTAATTACATCTCTTAATAACTTAAATTGGCAAAAAGTTAATCAACAATTAGCATTTAATCAAGAATTAATTAGCCTAAGAAATAACTTATTAAATTTAAGTAATACTATTAAAAAAAGAAAGTTTTATTTATTAGGTCATGCCCATTTAGATATGGCTTGGTTGTGGACTTTAGAAGAAACATATCAGGTTGGAGGGCGCACTTTCACCTCAGTTTTAAACCTACAAAAAGAATATAATCAACTAACTTTTGGACATACCACTGCTTATCTATATCAATGGTTAGAAAGTCATAATCAAGTCTTATTGCAGCAAATTCAATCAAGAGTACAAGAAAGAAAATGGGAAATTTTAGGAGGAATGTGGGTTGAACCTGAAGTAAATTTGATTAGTATAGAATCTTTAGCAAGACAATTATTATATGGTCAAAAATATTTTTTAAATAAGTTTGGTAAATATAACAAAGTCGCATGGTTACCAGATAGTTTTGGATTTCCAGCACAACTACCACAAATTTTATTACAAGGAGAAATAAAATATTTCGTTACTGGTAAATTACACTGGAATGACACCAATAAATTTCCCTATGGTTGTTTTTGGTGGGAATCTCCGGATGGTAGTCGTATTTTTACGGCAATGTCACCCCCTAACGTTGCTGGAGTAATGGATACTAACCCTGACACCATGACAGATTACAGTATTAATTGGGAAAAACAAACAGGATTAAAAGATATTTTTTGGTTGCCGGGAGTGGGAGATCATGGCGGTGGTCCGACTCGTGATATGTTAGAAGTAGTGAAACGTTATGATGAGTCACCTTTTTTTCCTCAAGTTAACTTTACTACGGCTGAAGACTATTTGGATAAAATTAGCTCTTATTTCCCTGAAAAATTACCCGTTTGGCATCAAGATTTATACTTGGAGTTACATCGGGGTTGTTATACTACCCATGGCGATCAAAAATATTTTAATCGCTATTGTGAAAGGTTACTTTATCAAGCGGAATTATTTTTATCAATTAATCATTTATTAGCTAAAAAATATAATATTAATGATGACAGTTTAGGTTCTAAACAAGAAAATATAGAGCTATTATGGCAAAAAGTATTATTAAATCAATTTCATGATATTTTGCCCGGCACATCAATTACGGAAGTTTTTACAGATGCAAATAAATATTGGCAGGAAGTTATAAAAGAAACAAAAAAGATTTTATCAGTTTGTTTGTCTAGTATTACTCGATATTTAGCACCTCATCATTCATCAGATTTAGGTAGTAAAGAGATTGTTATTTTTAATAGTTTAAATTGGTTGCGCACGGAATTAGTCGCCGTTAATTTAGATAGTATTGATTATGATATTTATGATAGTGAAGGTAATTTATTAACTACTCAGGTATCTAGTGACAAGCAATTTTTATTTTTAGCAGAAAATATCCCTAGTATTGGTTATAAAAGATTTCTGGCAATACCTAAATCAATTCAGACTGTCAACAATGATTTATTAAATAATTTAGCTGATTTTTGTTTAGAAAACGATTATATTAAAGCGGTAATTGATAGCCAGTCAGGGAATTTAATTAGTATCTATGATAAAGTTAATCATCGAGAAGTTATCAAAGGACAAGGGAATGAGTTACAATTATTTCAAGATCAAGGACAATATTGGGATGCGTGGAATATTGATCCTAATTATGAGCAGTTTCCCCTAGAAAGTCCTAGTTTAAGTAAAATTCAATGGTTAGAAAAGGGCAATTTAAGACAAGTTATCGAAGTGGTTAAAATATATCACAATTCTACTTTTACTCAGCGTTATATTTTAAATGTGAATAGTGCGATTATACATATCGAGAATAAAGTTAATTGGCAAGAAAAATATACTTTATTAAAAGTAAACTTTCCTCTAAATTTTAGTAGTGATAATGTAAATTATGAGGCGACGGGCGCTGTTATGAGTCATACTACTAATCCTCAAAAGGCTGAAGAAAAAGCAAAATGGGAATTATGCGCCCACCACTGGCTCAATTTAACTGATAATAATTATGGAGTTAGTTTGCTGAATAATTGTAAATATGGTTATGATGTTAAACCTAATCAAATTAGACTTAGTTTGTTGAGAAGTCCAAATTGGCCCGATGCTTTTGCTGATCAAGGATTACATTATTTTACTTATGCTATATATCCCCATCAAGGAGATTGGAAAAGTGCTAAAACTATTCATCATGGCTATGAATTAAATACACCACTATCGGTAATTATTCAAGATAATTGTCATGAGAAAATAGGTGATTTGCCCAGCGCCCTTCCCTTCTTAACTATCAACTCGAATCATTTAATAGTGATTGCCTTCAAAGAATCAGAAAATAATCAAAATGAGTATATTTTGCGCTTATATGAATGTGAAGGAGAAAAAACAGAATTGATAATTAATAATGATTTTAATTTAAAAGTCAAGAATAGAGTCAATTTCTTAGAAAATGTAGTGAATAATGACGATGAAATTATTAATCCTTTTGCTATTGCTAGTTATAATTTGATCACGAAAATTCAATAA
- a CDS encoding anthranilate phosphoribosyltransferase family protein: protein MSAEFRELLKKIGSGAHTHKDLTREEAYEATEMMLRGIATPAQIGAFLIAHRIKRPTGEELAGMLDAYMDLGSKLSPLTATNQPLTILGIPYDGRSRSAPISPITALMLACCDVPVLMHGGARMPTKYGITLAEIWQYLGIDFTLLSLTQIEDLLNQTNLGFLYLPTHFPLAHSLVKYRDEIGKRPPLATLELIWQPYLGNTKLIAGYVHPPTENMVRRALELRGIKSFTMIKGLEGSGDLKLSQTTIIGVNSEDNYQYLKLNSHEFNLSHHDVSLGSDAEYYQELTKLINGEKSSLFDSAIWNGAFYLWHSALTKDLATGIDLSKSLLSSGQIREKIAQIKSFL from the coding sequence ATGAGTGCAGAATTTAGAGAATTATTAAAAAAAATTGGTAGCGGCGCGCACACTCACAAAGACTTAACTAGAGAGGAAGCCTATGAAGCTACAGAAATGATGTTACGGGGTATTGCCACCCCCGCACAAATTGGCGCTTTTTTGATTGCGCACCGCATCAAGCGCCCCACGGGGGAAGAATTGGCAGGAATGTTGGATGCCTACATGGATTTAGGCTCAAAATTATCCCCTCTTACTGCTACCAATCAGCCTTTGACAATTTTAGGCATACCTTACGATGGGCGCAGTCGTAGCGCCCCTATCTCTCCTATTACCGCTTTAATGTTAGCCTGTTGTGACGTACCAGTTTTAATGCACGGTGGTGCAAGGATGCCCACTAAATATGGTATAACATTGGCGGAAATATGGCAATATTTAGGCATTGATTTTACCCTATTATCTCTCACTCAAATTGAAGATTTACTGAATCAAACTAATTTAGGATTTCTTTATTTACCCACTCATTTCCCCCTTGCCCATAGTTTAGTAAAATATCGGGATGAAATCGGTAAGCGCCCTCCCCTCGCTACTTTAGAATTAATTTGGCAACCTTATCTTGGCAACACGAAATTAATCGCTGGTTATGTGCATCCCCCCACAGAAAATATGGTGCGGAGGGCGCTGGAATTGAGAGGAATAAAAAGTTTTACCATGATTAAAGGATTAGAAGGAAGTGGAGATTTAAAATTATCCCAAACTACTATTATCGGGGTTAATAGTGAAGACAATTATCAATATTTGAAACTTAATTCCCATGAATTTAACCTCAGTCATCATGATGTTTCTCTAGGGAGTGACGCAGAATATTACCAAGAATTAACTAAGTTAATTAATGGAGAAAAATCATCTCTTTTTGATAGTGCTATCTGGAATGGTGCTTTTTATCTTTGGCACTCTGCTTTAACAAAGGATTTAGCCACAGGGATTGATTTAAGTAAAAGCCTTTTAAGTAGTGGTCAAATTAGAGAAAAAATTGCTCAAATAAAAAGTTTTCTATAA
- a CDS encoding HEAT repeat domain-containing protein — MLNQTASMIESPFPAEESSALHPAIEILLTGNFEERWAMSKFLVKYGETVIIPLAEKLFDSNTDSDGRWYILKVLSEFKHPQITLIISELLQENIDDDLIILATEILAKQGKDALLPLLPLLNNSQYRLSVIKALAQVTYPEIISPLLNIINDDNPEVRRGALALLGGFNRPEITSALIHALGDYNGIVRQEAIMGLTRQMRFEDTETPVKLIIPYLDDVALNVAQQACFSLSRFATPSATLALYTTLISDYTPTVLQKSLIQALAWQETAFSIECLGKALSLVKESIISEIIASFGRINNQALYAQIARITIEFYEDNYPRKDDILIWQNLCYTWQKLEIKESINQLKYMEESAQNSVKFHAQSALKALR; from the coding sequence ATGCTTAATCAAACCGCTTCAATGATAGAATCACCTTTCCCTGCTGAGGAATCCAGCGCCCTTCACCCCGCCATAGAGATATTATTGACAGGAAATTTTGAAGAACGTTGGGCAATGTCTAAATTTTTGGTAAAGTATGGTGAAACCGTCATTATCCCTTTAGCTGAAAAATTATTTGATAGCAATACTGATAGTGATGGGCGCTGGTATATCCTCAAAGTATTAAGTGAGTTTAAACATCCTCAAATTACCCTAATTATTAGTGAATTATTACAAGAAAATATTGATGACGATTTAATTATATTAGCTACTGAAATCTTAGCGAAACAAGGCAAAGACGCATTACTTCCCCTCTTACCTCTCCTCAATAACTCTCAATATCGCCTTTCAGTAATTAAAGCTCTCGCCCAAGTTACCTACCCAGAAATTATTTCTCCCCTCTTAAATATCATTAACGATGATAACCCAGAAGTACGGCGAGGGGCGCTGGCACTATTAGGCGGTTTTAATCGCCCCGAAATTACCAGCGCCCTCATCCACGCTTTAGGAGATTATAACGGTATAGTGCGCCAAGAAGCTATTATGGGATTGACTCGGCAAATGCGCTTTGAAGACACAGAAACCCCCGTTAAACTAATTATCCCTTATCTTGATGATGTCGCTCTCAATGTAGCGCAACAAGCCTGTTTTTCCCTTAGTCGTTTTGCCACCCCTTCAGCAACCCTAGCCCTTTATACTACTTTAATCAGCGATTATACTCCCACCGTATTACAAAAGAGTTTAATTCAAGCTCTGGCATGGCAAGAAACTGCTTTTAGTATCGAGTGTTTAGGGAAAGCATTATCTCTGGTGAAAGAATCCATCATCAGTGAAATAATTGCTAGTTTTGGCAGAATAAATAATCAAGCATTATATGCTCAAATTGCGAGAATTACCATTGAATTTTATGAAGATAACTACCCTCGTAAAGATGATATATTAATCTGGCAAAATCTTTGTTATACATGGCAAAAATTAGAGATTAAAGAAAGCATTAATCAGTTAAAATATATGGAAGAATCTGCACAAAATAGTGTTAAATTTCATGCACAATCAGCTTTAAAGGCATTGCGATAG
- a CDS encoding ArsJ-associated glyceraldehyde-3-phosphate dehydrogenase, whose product MAIRVGINGFGRIGRLAMRAGWGNPAIEFVHINEIKGGAVTGAHLLTYDSVHGKWDRKIDVEGEKMTIEGQEITYSEFSTPQEVPWADYGVDIVIESSGKFRTPETLNPYFDCGVKKVVVAAPVKENAFNVVVGVNDHLYDPDKDHILTAASCTTNCLAPIVKVIQEGLGIKHGAITTIHDVTNTQIVVDAPHKDLRRARSCLESLVPTTTGSATAIAMIYPELKGKINGLAVRVPLLNASLTDCVFEVNRPTTVEEVNKMLKEASNKEPLKDILGYEELPLVSVDYKDDPRSSIVDALSTMVIDETQVKILAWYDNEWGYSNRLVELVAKIASSL is encoded by the coding sequence ATGGCGATTAGAGTAGGAATTAATGGATTCGGTAGGATAGGAAGACTGGCGATGCGCGCTGGTTGGGGAAATCCAGCCATAGAATTTGTGCATATCAACGAGATAAAAGGTGGTGCGGTGACGGGCGCCCATCTCCTCACCTATGACTCCGTGCATGGGAAATGGGATCGAAAAATTGACGTAGAGGGTGAAAAAATGACCATAGAAGGTCAAGAAATCACCTACAGTGAATTTTCTACCCCCCAAGAAGTGCCATGGGCAGACTACGGCGTGGACATCGTTATTGAGAGTTCAGGAAAATTCCGCACTCCCGAAACCCTTAACCCCTACTTTGATTGTGGTGTCAAAAAAGTAGTAGTAGCAGCGCCCGTCAAAGAAAACGCTTTTAATGTCGTTGTGGGAGTAAATGATCACTTATACGATCCTGACAAAGATCATATCTTAACGGCTGCCTCTTGTACCACCAACTGCCTAGCGCCCATCGTCAAAGTCATTCAAGAAGGGCTGGGCATCAAACACGGTGCCATCACCACTATTCACGATGTGACAAATACTCAAATTGTCGTCGATGCACCTCATAAGGATTTAAGAAGAGCAAGATCATGCCTAGAATCCCTCGTGCCTACCACCACAGGATCAGCCACCGCCATCGCTATGATTTACCCTGAACTGAAAGGAAAAATTAACGGATTAGCGGTCAGAGTACCTTTATTAAACGCTTCGTTAACGGACTGCGTTTTTGAGGTAAATCGTCCCACAACCGTAGAGGAAGTCAATAAAATGCTCAAAGAAGCATCAAATAAAGAACCCCTCAAAGATATTTTAGGTTATGAAGAATTACCATTAGTATCTGTGGACTACAAAGACGATCCCCGTTCGAGTATTGTGGATGCACTTTCCACCATGGTAATTGACGAGACACAAGTAAAAATTCTGGCTTGGTATGACAACGAATGGGGTTATTCTAATCGTCTTGTGGAATTAGTCGCCAAAATCGCCTCATCTTTATAA
- a CDS encoding DUF3352 domain-containing protein translates to MELPSEIDPKNNDINYQQEIEPWLGGMMITMLPGGETGLDYKPVFIGGIKNKLKAKNFFDKLRKEGASQVVETKHLDVTLYQITSADNTSYWLTFFDNYLVVGESEFGVQQIITTYKTKNSLAKQKKLSPGIIKKLQTPDPFVQIHLLDYREILVNIARNSVGLNENDIPETPINSAIINVNIENHGLNFRTLINLNQPYIDIKTSSNNLVKKIPDDTIFMIEGIGIDKLWQEIENNGETIPELSPEIEQIKSFLKTVLNLDLSNDVFSWLDGEFIFSLSLDENNPFADTGIRGKLIVETSDKNLAEKTIKRLENIAKSISLLEINQTNIEGIDVTTLQTFNREIMSYG, encoded by the coding sequence CTGGAATTACCATCAGAAATTGACCCGAAGAATAACGATATTAACTATCAACAAGAAATCGAACCTTGGTTAGGGGGAATGATGATTACCATGTTACCCGGTGGTGAAACAGGTTTAGATTATAAACCTGTTTTTATTGGCGGTATTAAAAATAAATTAAAGGCTAAAAACTTTTTCGATAAATTAAGAAAGGAGGGCGCTAGTCAAGTTGTAGAAACAAAACATCTTGATGTTACTTTATATCAAATAACTTCTGCTGACAATACTTCTTATTGGTTAACATTTTTTGATAACTATTTAGTCGTAGGAGAGAGTGAATTTGGTGTTCAGCAAATTATCACAACATATAAAACAAAAAACTCTCTAGCAAAACAAAAAAAATTGAGTCCAGGCATTATCAAAAAATTACAAACACCCGATCCATTTGTGCAAATTCACTTGCTTGACTATCGGGAAATATTGGTTAATATTGCTAGAAACTCAGTTGGTTTGAATGAAAATGATATTCCTGAAACTCCTATTAATTCAGCTATAATCAATGTGAATATTGAAAATCATGGCTTAAATTTTCGCACGTTAATTAATCTCAATCAACCCTATATAGATATTAAAACTTCTAGTAATAACTTAGTTAAAAAAATTCCCGATGACACTATTTTTATGATTGAAGGTATTGGCATTGATAAACTATGGCAAGAAATAGAAAATAATGGAGAGACAATTCCTGAATTATCTCCTGAAATTGAACAAATAAAGTCATTCCTGAAAACTGTGTTAAACTTAGATTTAAGTAACGATGTTTTTAGCTGGTTAGACGGGGAATTTATCTTTAGTTTATCCCTTGATGAAAATAACCCTTTTGCTGATACGGGAATTAGAGGAAAACTAATTGTAGAAACCAGTGATAAAAACTTAGCAGAAAAAACAATTAAGCGTTTAGAAAATATTGCAAAATCAATTTCTTTATTGGAAATTAATCAAACTAATATCGAAGGAATAGATGTCACGACATTGCAGACTTTTAATCGGGAAATAATGTCTTACGGTTGA
- a CDS encoding DUF3352 domain-containing protein, with protein sequence MNFSENTNLINTSSSSNSLAESATFKLTTATLPKNNYGYVYFDLQKSVNLMIDINPSIFDDLDNDTEKLLQSIIAIAMTSITTNSSTIQVDVNVALSKKMN encoded by the coding sequence TTGAATTTTAGTGAAAATACTAACTTAATAAATACTTCCAGTAGCAGTAATTCTTTAGCTGAAAGTGCTACTTTTAAATTAACAACAGCAACTTTGCCTAAAAACAACTATGGTTATGTTTATTTTGACTTACAAAAAAGTGTTAATTTGATGATAGACATTAACCCCAGCATTTTTGATGACTTAGATAACGATACTGAGAAACTATTACAATCAATAATAGCAATAGCAATGACTTCGATAACGACGAATTCTAGCACTATCCAAGTTGATGTTAATGTCGCTTTATCAAAAAAAATGAACTAA